The genomic interval CCAAAGACCGGGTGAAAATTTGGTAAGCTTTTAAACCTAAACCACGCTTTCTAAAAAAGCCTTGGTTTCTTTAAAGGCGTCCATGTCATGGTCAATGGATATGCTTAAACGCTGATCGGGGTGCAATTGAATTTTTTCATTGCGCTTGACCTGCTTTAAAAGCTTATCCATATTGATCGGGGCTTTGTCACTAAACTCTATGCTTGGGCCTTCATCAGAGATCCTTAAAACGCTTACACCACAATTTTTAGCAACAATTTTTAGTTGAATAACCTCAACTAAATTTTCTACGGTTCTTGGAATAGGCCCAAATCTATCTCTTACCTCAGTAATCAAGCTTTCTAAGGCTTGTTCATCTTTGGCTGCAGAAAACCGTTTATACAGAACCAGCCGCTCACCGGTATCTCTAACATACTCCTCAGGAAAATATGCTGGGAGCGTGGTTTGAATTTCTGGTTCAATTTCTTCAGGCTGCTCTTCTTCACCTTTGAGTTTGCGCACTTCTCTTTCTAATAAAGAGGCATAGAGTTCAAAACCTATTTCTGCTACATGTCCTGATTGAGCAGAACCCAACATATTGCCTGCCCCTCTAATTTCCAAGTCATGCATGGCTATTTTTAAACCAGACCCCAAATCGGTAAAACGTTGAAGAGCCTTAAGCCGTTTTAAAGCATCACTGCTGATAATCTCTTCTCCAGGAATCATCAAGTAGGTATACGCTTCTCTATCAGAACGCCCAACCCTACCTCTTAATTGATACAGCTGTGCCAGGCCAAAGCAATCGGCTCTGTTGATGATCATGGTATTGGCATTGGGAACATCAACACCCGATTCAATAATGGTGGTGCTGAGCAAAACATCAAACTCTTTTTTAATAAAGCCCAGCATTTTTTGTTCAAGCATTTTTTCATCCATTTGGCCGTGGGCAAATTCAATTTTGGCTTCTGGCACCAGCGTTTTTAGATGCAACCACTGAGCTTCCATCGTATCAACTCTGTTGTGTAAAAAGAAGACCTGTCCTTTTCTGGCCAACTCTTTTCTGATGGCATCCCTTATCAAGGCATCGTCATTTTTACATAAAAATGTTTTCACGGCTTTACGGTCCAAGGGAGGCGTATTGATAATGGATAGATCTCTAATCCCGGTCATGGATAGTTGTAAAGTTCTGGGAATTGGGGTTGCTGTTAAGGTAAGAACATTAACTTGATTGCGATAACTTTTGATGGTCTCTTTATGTTTTACCCCAAAACGATGCTCTTCATCTAAAACCAGCAAACCCAGGTTTTTAAATTTGATATCTTTGGACAGCAAACGATGAGTACCGACGACAATATCCAGTTCACCCTGAGCCAATTGTTCTATGATCTTTTTTTGAGCCGCCTTTGTTTGAAACCGGCTTAAAAAATCAACCTTAACTGGATAGCCTTGCATGCGCTCTTTAAAGGTTTCATAATGTTGTTGACATAAAATGGTTGTCGGCACCAATACTGCGGTTTGCTTACCTTCCTCTACGGTTCTAAATGCTGCGCGTAAGGCAATTTCAGTTTTACCAAAACCCACATCACCACACACCAGCCTGTCCATGGGCTTTGCACTTTCCAGATCTTGTGCAATGTCATCTATGGTTTTGAGTTGGTCCGGGGTTTCTTCAAAAGGAAAATCACTTTCAAAGGCTTTGTACATTTCATCTGCAGCTTGGTAAGCTTTACCACTGGCCAACTGCCTCTTGGCATAAAGCTCTATCAGCTCTTGCGCCATTTCTTCCACGGCTTTTTTGGCTTTGGCTTTGGTTTTTTCCCAGGTAGAATTTTGACCTAATTTGTCGAGTGTTGGTTTACGTCCTTCACCGCCAACATATTTGTGAATTCTGTTGAGTCTATAAACAGGCAAAAACAATTTATCCTGACCGGCATATTCTATTCTTAAAAAATCATTTTCTAAGTCATTGAACTTGATTCGCTCTAAGCCTTGATAAACTCCTACCCCATGGTCAATATGAACAATGAAGTCGCCCTTGCTTAAATCTTGTAGAGAATTAAACTGCTGCGCTGCTTGTACTTTTTGCTCAACCACTTTCTTTTTTGAACCAAAGATATCTTTGCTGCTGATGAACACTTCATGACCGTCATGATCTATAAAACTCTCAGATAAATAGCCCTGCAACAATGTGATGTCCGTTTTTTTAGAATCATTAGCTGACTGTGATGTGTTGTTTAATTTTAAGGCAGCTGAAAATTCATGCTGTTGTAAAATTTTCTTTAACTTATGTGCATCACTCTCTTGTTCACAGACAACAGTCATTGATCTAGCATTATCTCTTTGTTCAGCAATAAAGTTTAGCAAAGGCTTTAAAGGCTCTTGCTTTTTATGTTCAATTTTAAGGGCTTGACGGAGCTCTATCAAACCGGCAATATTTTTTTTAATTGTTTTATTCAGCGTTGTGCTTTCACTGTTGCTTTGAATATCTTGTAAAACAACTCTTGATTGCTCACCCCATAACTTAAAATTTTTTTCTGCTTCAATAAAATGTTCTTGCGGATAACACCGCACCTCTTCTTGATCTTGTTGCGCACCTTTTTCCTCAAGTCTGTCCATCAACTTTTTTTGGTTCCGGTTTAAAACCATGGGATCTATGCTTACCCAAACAGCCTGGGCATCTTCTTTGATATAATCTAAAATACTGTGCCGCTCTGGATAAAACACCGGTAACAAGTCATGGTAAATGGGCAGATAACGCTGCTCGTCCAGTGCCAATAAAATATTGGTTCTTTTAGACGCCGGAATTTCTCTAGCATCCACATAAGCTTTAATATTTTTTCTAGCTGTTTGGCATACTGCTTTGGATAATAAAATTTCAGAAGAAGGAGTAAGGTTAATCTTACTCTCCTGATCAATTGACGTTTGATTAAACAGATCAAAACTACGAATGCTTTCAATTTCATCGCCAAAAAACTCTATTCTGTGCGGTTGTTGCGCTTGACTCAAAAAAACATCTACAATAGCGCCACGCACAGAAAATTGTCCTTTACCATCAATTTGCGATACTTGATCATAGCCTGCTGATATCAGGTTCTCTATCAATAC from bacterium carries:
- the mfd gene encoding transcription-repair coupling factor, coding for MKTVFTGLLGPAYAKIFLEQVYQPGQQHILVLPDETTLQNIFEDLRFFSQYQKKNQKIQILAYPAKESLFKSRHFLEDQRDMQDRIKVLHALLQKKADIVLVPVNALSQITLPIPVLKSSSLSLSVGEEVDRQVLIENLISAGYDQVSQIDGKGQFSVRGAIVDVFLSQAQQPHRIEFFGDEIESIRSFDLFNQTSIDQESKINLTPSSEILLSKAVCQTARKNIKAYVDAREIPASKRTNILLALDEQRYLPIYHDLLPVFYPERHSILDYIKEDAQAVWVSIDPMVLNRNQKKLMDRLEEKGAQQDQEEVRCYPQEHFIEAEKNFKLWGEQSRVVLQDIQSNSESTTLNKTIKKNIAGLIELRQALKIEHKKQEPLKPLLNFIAEQRDNARSMTVVCEQESDAHKLKKILQQHEFSAALKLNNTSQSANDSKKTDITLLQGYLSESFIDHDGHEVFISSKDIFGSKKKVVEQKVQAAQQFNSLQDLSKGDFIVHIDHGVGVYQGLERIKFNDLENDFLRIEYAGQDKLFLPVYRLNRIHKYVGGEGRKPTLDKLGQNSTWEKTKAKAKKAVEEMAQELIELYAKRQLASGKAYQAADEMYKAFESDFPFEETPDQLKTIDDIAQDLESAKPMDRLVCGDVGFGKTEIALRAAFRTVEEGKQTAVLVPTTILCQQHYETFKERMQGYPVKVDFLSRFQTKAAQKKIIEQLAQGELDIVVGTHRLLSKDIKFKNLGLLVLDEEHRFGVKHKETIKSYRNQVNVLTLTATPIPRTLQLSMTGIRDLSIINTPPLDRKAVKTFLCKNDDALIRDAIRKELARKGQVFFLHNRVDTMEAQWLHLKTLVPEAKIEFAHGQMDEKMLEQKMLGFIKKEFDVLLSTTIIESGVDVPNANTMIINRADCFGLAQLYQLRGRVGRSDREAYTYLMIPGEEIISSDALKRLKALQRFTDLGSGLKIAMHDLEIRGAGNMLGSAQSGHVAEIGFELYASLLEREVRKLKGEEEQPEEIEPEIQTTLPAYFPEEYVRDTGERLVLYKRFSAAKDEQALESLITEVRDRFGPIPRTVENLVEVIQLKIVAKNCGVSVLRISDEGPSIEFSDKAPINMDKLLKQVKRNEKIQLHPDQRLSISIDHDMDAFKETKAFLESVV